The following proteins are encoded in a genomic region of Tenacibaculum sp. 190524A05c:
- the fumC gene encoding class II fumarate hydratase: MEYRIEKDTMGEVKVPADKYWGAQTERSRNNFKIGPAGTMPLEVVYGFAYLKKAAAYTNCELGVLAQEKRDLIAQVCDEILAGKHDDQFPLVIWQTGSGTQSNMNVNEVVANRAHEIAGKKIGEGEKTIQPNDDVNKSQSSNDTFPTGMHIAAYKKIVEVTIPGVEQLRDTLQKKSEDFANVVKIGRTHLMDATPLTLGQEFSGYVAQLNFGLKALKNSLAHLSQLALGGTAVGTGLNTPAGYDVLVAKYIADFTGLPFITAENKFEALAAHDALVETHAALKQLAVSLNKIANDIRLMASGPRSGIGELIIPANEPGSSIMPGKVNPTQAEAMTMVCAQVMGNDVAVTVGGTQGHYELNVFKPMMAANVLQSAQLIGDACVSFDVNCAAGIEPNHGRITELVNNSLMLVTALNTKIGYYKAAEIANTAHANGTTLKEEAINLGYVTAEEYDEWVKPEDMTGSLK, from the coding sequence ATGGAATATAGAATTGAAAAAGACACAATGGGTGAGGTAAAAGTACCTGCCGATAAATATTGGGGAGCACAAACTGAGCGCTCTAGAAACAACTTTAAAATTGGTCCTGCTGGAACAATGCCTTTAGAAGTTGTTTACGGATTTGCTTACTTGAAAAAAGCTGCTGCTTATACCAATTGTGAATTAGGTGTTTTAGCTCAAGAAAAACGTGATTTAATTGCACAAGTATGTGATGAGATTTTAGCTGGTAAACACGATGATCAATTCCCATTAGTTATTTGGCAAACGGGTTCTGGTACTCAAAGTAACATGAATGTAAACGAAGTTGTTGCAAACAGAGCTCATGAAATTGCTGGAAAGAAAATTGGTGAAGGTGAAAAAACGATTCAACCAAACGATGATGTAAACAAATCACAATCATCTAACGATACTTTCCCAACTGGAATGCACATTGCTGCTTACAAGAAAATAGTTGAAGTTACTATTCCTGGTGTAGAGCAATTAAGAGATACTTTACAAAAGAAATCTGAAGATTTTGCTAATGTTGTAAAAATAGGACGTACGCACTTAATGGATGCTACTCCACTTACTTTGGGTCAAGAATTTTCTGGATATGTAGCTCAATTAAACTTTGGTTTAAAAGCATTAAAAAATTCATTAGCGCATTTAAGTCAATTAGCATTAGGAGGAACTGCAGTAGGAACTGGATTAAATACTCCTGCTGGATATGATGTTTTAGTTGCGAAATATATTGCTGACTTTACTGGTTTACCATTTATTACTGCTGAAAATAAATTTGAAGCTTTAGCTGCTCACGATGCTTTAGTTGAAACTCATGCTGCATTAAAACAATTAGCTGTTTCTTTAAATAAAATCGCAAACGACATTCGTTTAATGGCTTCTGGACCACGTTCAGGAATTGGAGAATTAATTATTCCTGCAAATGAGCCAGGATCTTCTATTATGCCTGGAAAAGTAAACCCAACTCAAGCAGAAGCAATGACAATGGTTTGTGCACAAGTAATGGGTAATGATGTAGCAGTAACTGTTGGAGGAACTCAAGGTCACTACGAATTAAACGTATTTAAACCTATGATGGCTGCTAATGTTTTACAGTCTGCGCAATTAATTGGAGATGCTTGTGTTTCTTTCGATGTAAATTGTGCTGCTGGAATTGAGCCTAACCACGGAAGAATTACAGAATTGGTAAACAATTCATTAATGTTAGTTACAGCTTTAAATACTAAAATTGGATATTATAAAGCTGCAGAAATTGCAAATACGGCTCATGCAAACGGAACTACATTAAAAGAAGAGGCGATTAATTTAGGTTACGTTACTGCCGAAGAATATGACGAATGGGTAAAACCAGAAGACATGACAGGAAGTTTAAAATAA
- a CDS encoding serine hydrolase, translating into MKNILLCLISFIIISCQTPKSEKKENINSQSDFTKQERFIDNYANETLKKGNVNSISLAVYKNGETYHNYYGKIKENLGKPNDNTHFEIASISKVFAGSLVAKAVIERKIQLDDDIRNFLKGDYPNLEFEGTPITIKNLLTHTLGFKERRPPKLDKIWKDISEGKYENNSIEYSVDEFLEELKTVELDKKPGTFYTYNSVGSELLAYILEQVYNDSFENILESFLKSLDMNDTYLEGCREESKFLITGYNEKGIQAPKTRNILLGAGGAMISTLPDLVKFMKFQLESEDPLIKESTKELYLDREGDKTGYLWDVDSAEEEGFYYKKTGTSDGVQSVILICPDANYGLILIVNNTSEKAFYDWATLYDRIESDLIKFPRMNLVSTLKNDFIEKTDKAIATYKSEIMNSSTYYAKARDLNVIGYQLIRENRVEDAIKVFELMTSEFSDNPYVYDSLGEGYFKNENYKKALENYEKSFALDSTNTNAKEYISRIRKILE; encoded by the coding sequence ATGAAAAATATATTGCTATGCTTAATTAGTTTCATAATTATAAGTTGCCAAACTCCAAAGTCAGAAAAGAAAGAAAATATAAACAGTCAATCCGATTTCACTAAGCAAGAACGATTTATTGATAATTATGCAAATGAAACGCTGAAGAAAGGAAATGTAAATTCCATTTCTCTCGCAGTGTATAAGAATGGAGAAACTTATCATAACTATTATGGTAAGATCAAAGAAAATCTAGGAAAACCTAACGATAATACCCATTTTGAAATAGCTTCAATTTCAAAAGTATTTGCAGGATCTCTTGTTGCAAAAGCGGTTATTGAGAGGAAGATTCAATTAGATGATGATATTAGAAACTTTTTAAAAGGAGATTATCCGAATCTAGAATTTGAAGGAACACCAATTACGATAAAAAACTTATTAACTCATACTCTCGGCTTTAAGGAAAGGAGACCTCCAAAACTAGATAAGATTTGGAAGGATATATCTGAAGGTAAATACGAAAATAATTCAATTGAGTATTCTGTAGATGAATTTCTTGAAGAATTAAAAACAGTAGAACTTGACAAGAAGCCAGGAACGTTTTATACCTATAATTCTGTAGGTTCTGAGTTATTAGCATACATTTTAGAACAGGTTTATAATGATTCTTTTGAGAACATATTGGAATCTTTTTTGAAAAGTTTAGATATGAATGATACATATTTAGAAGGTTGCCGAGAAGAAAGCAAGTTTTTAATAACAGGTTATAATGAAAAAGGAATACAAGCTCCAAAAACTAGAAACATACTTTTAGGTGCAGGAGGGGCAATGATTTCGACATTACCTGACTTAGTTAAGTTTATGAAATTTCAATTAGAAAGTGAAGATCCATTAATCAAAGAATCAACAAAAGAGTTGTATTTAGATAGAGAAGGAGATAAAACAGGTTATTTATGGGATGTTGATTCAGCAGAAGAGGAAGGCTTTTATTATAAGAAAACTGGAACTTCAGATGGAGTTCAAAGTGTTATACTTATTTGTCCTGATGCAAATTACGGATTGATTTTAATCGTTAATAATACTTCGGAAAAAGCTTTTTATGATTGGGCAACTTTATATGACAGAATAGAGTCCGATTTGATAAAATTCCCTAGAATGAATTTAGTTTCTACTTTGAAAAATGATTTTATTGAAAAAACTGATAAAGCAATAGCGACCTATAAAAGTGAAATTATGAATAGTTCAACGTATTATGCGAAAGCAAGAGATTTGAATGTTATCGGTTATCAATTAATACGCGAAAATAGAGTAGAAGATGCTATTAAAGTATTTGAGTTAATGACATCTGAATTTTCTGATAATCCTTATGTATATGATAGTCTAGGCGAAGGGTATTTTAAGAATGAAAACTATAAAAAAGCATTAGAAAATTATGAAAAATCTTTTGCTTTAGATTCTACCAATACAAATGCTAAAGAGTATATTTCAAGGATAAGAAAAATATTAGAATAA
- a CDS encoding outer membrane beta-barrel family protein — translation MKKITTLFLLLTCALYAQKGPKVSVSGKIIEASSKQPLEYATLILTNVKTKKVTGGVTDLQGNFLVTIPKGLYDMKVEFIGFKTKQLAQKQVSENINLGTITLSEDAEALDEVEIIAEKSTVEIRLDKKIYNVGKDMTLKGGNASDVLDNVPSVNVDAEGAVSLRGNENVRILIDGKPSALVGLNGTDALRNLPADAIEKVEVITSPSARYDAEGTAGILNIILRKGKVTGFNGSVNTTIGNPDLFQLGGNVNYRTKKFNIFSNLGYRHRRGPGNSFTKFSYINDTTREIDSTQIEDRTFDRKSNNFNSSVGLEYYLSKNSSITGTFFYRKSLGDDIATNDTDRFLNTDPTQILLQEDRVENEEEDGTDKQYAINYTNNFDGNGQKLNIDLQYSENNEVEDSPITVNGALSEQNSQITSSVDKLIQIDYVLPIGENSQFEAGHKSTFQDLDSDFRVQILDPNNTFDPSNAINFKQNIYAFYAQFGSKIDKFSYLLGLRSESTDIDLTVFTTDQFSDINFTELFPTINLGYELNDNDNLTLGYSRRLQRPRFWFLNPFETRSSATNIFRGNPALTPTFTSSFDLGYNTKIRKFTLGASLYYQISTDIIRPVAINEIRGTTNVFVRQPVNQNDEKRYGFEFTSNYNVSKKIKLSGSFNIFKFQTDPFEFTYTYLDENSNLQSRTEKLDEVNESTWFARLNARITLPANIQWQTRLRYRGPQSNAQSDREGIFVANLAFSKDLFNDKATLVFNVSDLFNSRRRENTTFFGGRENPSTISEGDFQWRERQISLNFTYRFNQKKKRERPQREYDGGGEGFGG, via the coding sequence ATGAAAAAAATCACTACCCTATTCTTACTGTTAACTTGCGCCTTATACGCCCAAAAAGGACCTAAAGTAAGTGTTAGCGGAAAAATCATTGAAGCTTCTTCAAAACAACCTTTAGAATACGCCACATTAATTCTAACCAATGTAAAAACGAAAAAAGTTACTGGTGGAGTAACTGATTTACAAGGTAATTTTCTTGTTACTATCCCTAAAGGACTTTACGATATGAAAGTTGAGTTCATTGGGTTTAAAACCAAACAACTTGCTCAAAAACAAGTATCAGAAAATATTAATTTAGGAACTATAACACTTTCTGAGGATGCCGAAGCTCTGGATGAAGTTGAAATTATAGCTGAAAAATCTACAGTTGAAATACGTTTAGATAAAAAGATTTACAATGTTGGTAAAGACATGACACTTAAAGGAGGTAATGCTTCAGATGTGTTGGATAATGTACCATCTGTAAATGTTGATGCAGAAGGAGCTGTAAGTCTGCGAGGAAATGAAAACGTCAGAATTTTAATTGATGGTAAACCTTCTGCTTTAGTTGGTTTAAATGGAACAGACGCTTTGAGAAATTTACCTGCCGATGCCATTGAAAAAGTAGAAGTAATCACTTCTCCATCTGCTAGATATGATGCTGAAGGAACAGCTGGTATTTTGAATATTATTCTACGAAAAGGAAAAGTTACTGGTTTTAACGGATCTGTAAACACAACTATTGGAAACCCTGATTTATTTCAATTAGGCGGAAATGTAAACTATAGAACAAAGAAGTTCAATATATTTTCAAATTTAGGATACAGACATCGAAGAGGCCCAGGAAACTCTTTCACAAAGTTTTCTTACATCAATGATACTACACGTGAAATTGACAGTACTCAAATTGAAGATCGAACTTTTGATAGAAAAAGTAATAATTTTAATTCATCTGTTGGTTTAGAGTATTATTTAAGTAAAAATAGCTCTATTACAGGTACTTTCTTTTACAGAAAATCATTAGGTGATGATATTGCTACCAATGATACAGATCGTTTTTTAAATACAGATCCAACTCAAATTTTACTTCAAGAAGATCGTGTTGAAAATGAGGAAGAAGATGGAACAGACAAACAGTACGCGATAAACTACACGAATAACTTTGATGGTAATGGTCAAAAATTAAATATTGATTTACAATATAGCGAGAACAATGAAGTTGAAGACTCTCCAATTACTGTGAATGGAGCTTTATCTGAACAAAACTCTCAAATCACTAGTTCAGTGGATAAATTAATTCAAATAGATTACGTTCTACCAATTGGAGAAAATAGTCAATTTGAAGCTGGACACAAATCTACATTTCAAGATTTAGACTCAGACTTTAGAGTACAAATTCTAGATCCTAACAACACTTTTGATCCGTCGAATGCTATCAACTTTAAGCAGAATATTTATGCGTTTTACGCTCAATTTGGAAGTAAAATAGATAAGTTCTCATACTTACTTGGTCTGCGTTCTGAAAGTACTGATATTGATTTAACTGTATTTACTACTGATCAATTTTCAGACATCAACTTTACAGAGTTATTTCCAACAATTAATTTAGGATATGAGTTAAACGACAACGATAATTTGACTTTAGGGTATAGCAGACGTTTACAAAGACCTCGTTTTTGGTTTTTAAATCCATTTGAAACGCGTAGTTCTGCCACGAATATATTCAGAGGAAATCCTGCCTTAACACCGACATTTACTAGTTCATTTGATTTAGGATACAACACAAAAATCAGAAAATTTACATTAGGAGCTTCATTATATTATCAAATTTCTACTGATATCATTCGACCTGTTGCAATCAATGAAATTAGAGGGACTACAAACGTTTTTGTTAGGCAACCTGTAAATCAAAATGATGAAAAACGTTATGGTTTTGAGTTTACTAGTAATTACAATGTTTCCAAAAAAATAAAACTTTCTGGATCTTTTAATATTTTTAAATTTCAAACTGATCCATTTGAATTTACTTACACGTATTTAGATGAAAATTCAAACTTACAATCAAGAACGGAAAAATTGGATGAGGTAAATGAAAGTACTTGGTTTGCAAGATTAAATGCTAGAATCACATTACCAGCTAATATTCAGTGGCAAACAAGATTAAGATATCGTGGACCACAATCAAATGCTCAAAGTGATAGAGAAGGAATTTTCGTAGCAAACTTAGCTTTTAGTAAAGATCTATTTAATGATAAAGCTACTTTAGTTTTTAACGTAAGTGACTTATTCAACTCTAGAAGAAGAGAAAATACTACTTTCTTTGGAGGAAGAGAAAATCCTTCTACAATTTCAGAAGGAGATTTCCAATGGAGAGAACGTCAAATATCGTTAAATTTTACATATAGATTTAATCAAAAGAAAAAAAGAGAACGTCCACAAAGAGAATACGATGGCGGTGGTGAAGGATTTGGTGGATAA
- a CDS encoding cytochrome-c peroxidase: protein MKKFLIPLLIYSVAFASCSNDDENDYIDITTDNPTEDIIIDTNLLNLPATPFNYANIELPNSFLDNDVENEDNTPNNNPITDHGATLGRVLFYDTNLSKNNTISCASCHIQSNGFSDPNQFSTGFEGGLTARNSMGLANARFYDNGRFFWDERAESLEDQTLMPVQDLVEMGLTLTELEDKISQEDHYTSLFINAFGDATISSERVALALSQFIRSMVSYESKFDEGLAQVNNIENNFPNFTESENRGKALFISNRTRCFECHNTNVFVGDAPRNIGLDATITDEGAGGGRFKVPSLRNIELTAPYMHDGRFANLGQVIEHYNSGVQNSPNLDNRLRQGNNVRRLNLTEAEKQSLVDFLLTLTDNNFITDEKYGDPFNQ, encoded by the coding sequence ATGAAAAAATTTCTTATCCCTCTTTTAATTTATTCGGTTGCATTTGCATCTTGCTCGAACGATGACGAGAATGACTATATTGATATTACTACTGATAATCCAACAGAGGATATCATTATTGATACTAATCTTTTAAACCTACCTGCAACACCTTTCAACTATGCAAATATTGAATTACCAAATTCTTTTCTAGATAATGATGTAGAAAATGAAGATAATACACCTAATAACAATCCTATTACAGATCATGGTGCCACTTTAGGTAGAGTTTTATTTTATGACACGAATCTCTCTAAAAATAATACGATTTCTTGTGCCTCATGTCATATACAGTCAAACGGATTCTCAGATCCAAACCAATTTAGTACTGGATTTGAAGGTGGCCTAACTGCTAGAAATTCAATGGGATTAGCAAATGCTCGATTTTATGATAATGGTCGTTTTTTCTGGGATGAAAGAGCTGAAAGTTTAGAAGACCAAACCTTAATGCCTGTACAAGATTTAGTAGAAATGGGTTTAACACTTACAGAACTTGAAGATAAAATATCACAAGAAGATCATTATACATCACTATTCATCAATGCTTTTGGTGATGCGACAATATCTAGTGAAAGGGTTGCTTTAGCATTATCTCAATTTATACGTTCAATGGTTTCTTATGAATCTAAATTTGATGAAGGTTTAGCGCAGGTAAATAATATCGAAAACAATTTTCCAAATTTTACGGAATCAGAAAATAGAGGAAAAGCACTTTTTATAAGCAACCGAACACGTTGTTTTGAATGTCATAACACTAATGTATTTGTTGGAGATGCTCCAAGAAACATTGGTCTGGATGCAACCATTACAGATGAAGGTGCTGGTGGAGGAAGATTTAAAGTTCCTTCGCTTAGAAATATTGAATTAACGGCACCATATATGCATGATGGTCGATTCGCCAACTTAGGACAAGTAATTGAACATTATAACAGTGGTGTGCAAAATAGTCCTAACCTAGATAATAGATTAAGACAAGGAAACAACGTTCGTCGTTTAAACTTGACGGAGGCAGAAAAACAATCTCTA
- a CDS encoding DUF4476 domain-containing protein, giving the protein MKLRILLLSALCLVVSSFGQKKTKYESFKNELSQKKYSSEVVLDKALNYSSHNDIYVSELIDACRFFSSDRRKYRICVNAYPRVIDKRNFFQVYDLFNSFSFAMKLYHNTQANQSAISQINYPNADYYHGLTTNACNRPMANFQFRNMYNEVHNRRNYSIRSIKQFISNNCLSTRQIMKLTETLQSDRDRFELLQFAFPYSYDLENFYYTEQLINDNFLKQRLIRFIDREIAQMNNNSGFNDCRPLSQSEYDYVLKSIQDERFSKERLKLAKQHIERNCFSVKRIRAIVKEFSFDKDKLELLKLSYQNCPNKEQFYKLKETLSFSRHKREFDQFLLNR; this is encoded by the coding sequence ATGAAACTAAGAATACTATTATTATCGGCTTTATGCCTCGTTGTTTCTTCTTTCGGACAAAAGAAGACGAAGTACGAATCTTTTAAAAATGAGCTTTCACAAAAGAAATATTCATCAGAAGTAGTCTTAGATAAAGCTTTAAATTATTCTTCTCATAACGATATTTACGTTTCAGAACTTATTGATGCTTGTCGTTTTTTCTCTAGTGATAGAAGAAAATATAGAATTTGCGTAAATGCGTATCCTAGAGTAATTGATAAAAGAAACTTCTTTCAAGTTTATGATCTATTCAATAGTTTTTCTTTTGCCATGAAGTTATATCATAATACACAGGCAAATCAAAGTGCTATTTCTCAAATAAATTATCCTAATGCGGATTATTATCACGGATTAACAACAAATGCTTGTAATAGACCAATGGCTAATTTTCAGTTTAGAAACATGTATAATGAGGTGCATAATAGAAGAAATTATAGCATCCGTTCAATAAAGCAATTTATCTCAAATAACTGTTTAAGTACAAGGCAAATTATGAAGTTAACGGAAACATTACAATCTGATAGAGATAGATTTGAATTATTACAATTTGCTTTTCCTTATTCATATGATTTAGAGAACTTTTACTATACTGAACAATTAATAAATGATAACTTTTTAAAGCAAAGATTAATTAGATTTATAGATCGTGAAATCGCTCAAATGAATAATAATTCTGGATTTAACGATTGTAGACCATTATCTCAAAGTGAATACGACTATGTATTAAAATCTATTCAAGATGAGAGATTTTCTAAAGAAAGATTAAAATTAGCTAAACAACACATTGAACGTAATTGTTTTTCAGTTAAAAGAATTAGAGCAATTGTGAAAGAATTTAGCTTTGATAAGGATAAATTAGAACTTTTAAAGTTGAGTTATCAAAACTGTCCAAATAAGGAACAATTTTATAAACTAAAAGAAACACTAAGTTTCTCAAGACATAAAAGAGAATTTGATCAATTTTTATTGAATCGCTAA